A genomic stretch from Eptesicus fuscus isolate TK198812 chromosome 15, DD_ASM_mEF_20220401, whole genome shotgun sequence includes:
- the KYAT1 gene encoding kynurenine--oxoglutarate transaminase 1 isoform X2, translating to MSKRLHARRLDGIDHNPWVEFTKLASEYDAVNLGQGFPDFPPPDFAVEAFQHAVSGDFMLNQYTRAFGYPPLTKILASFFGKLLGQEIDPLKNVLVTVGAYGALFTAFQALVDQGDEVIIIEPFFDCYEPMTLMAGGCPVFVPLKPTPTRDGELDSSSNWQLDPTELASKFTSRTKALVLNTPNNPLGKVFSKAELELIARLCQQHDVLCITDEVYQWLVFDGHQHISIASLPGMWERTLTIGSAGKTFSATGWKVGWVLGPERLMKHLYTVHQNSIYHCPTQAQAAVAESLEREQLHFGQPSSYFVQLPRAVQRSRDHMVRSVQSVGLRPVIPQGSYFFVTDISDFKSKMPDLPGAADEPYDRRFVKWMIKNKGLVAIPVSVFYSRPQQKHFDHYIRFCFVKDESTLQAMDKKLREWKDELGA from the exons GGTGGAGTTCACCAAATTGGCCAGCGAGTATGACGCTGTGAACTTGGGACAAGGCTTCCCCGACTTCCCGCCTCCAGACTTCGCCGTGGAGGCCTTTCAGCACGCCGTCAGCGGGGACTTCATGCTCAACCAGTACACGAGGGCATTT GGTTACCCACCCCTGACGAAGATCTTGGCGAGTTTCTTTGGGAAGCTGCTGGGACAGGAGATAGACCCTCTAAAGAACGTGCTGGTGACTGTGGGTGCCTACGGGGCCCTGTTCACAGCCTTCCAGGCCCTGGTGGACCAAGGAGATGAG GTCATCATCATCGAGCCTTTTTTTGACTGTTATGAGCCCATGACATTGATGGCAGGGGGTTGCCCTGTGTTTGTGCCCCTGAAGCCG ACCCCCACCCGGGATGGGGAACTGGATTCCAGCAGCAACTGGCAGCTGGACCCCACGGAGCTGGCCAGCAAGTTCACATCTCGCACCAAAGCCCTAGTCCTCAACACACCCAACAACCCCCTGGGAAAG GTGTTCTCCAAGGCAGAACTGGAGCTGATAGCCCGCCTGTGCCAGCAGCATGACGTGCTGTGCATCACGGACGAGGTCTACCAGTGGCTGGTCTTCGATGGGCACCAGCACATCAGCATTG CCAGCCTCCCTGGCATGTGGGAACGCACTCTGACCATTGGCAGCGCTGGCAAGACCTTCAGCGCCACCGGCTGGAAG gtgggctgggtcctgggccccgAGCGTCTCATGAAGCACCTGTACACGGTGCATCAGAACTCGATCTACCACTGTCCCACGCAGGCCCAG gCCGCAGTGGCCGAGAGCCTGGAGCGGGAGCAGCTGCACTTCGGCCAGCCCAGCAGCTACTTTGTGCAGCTGCCGCGGGCCGTGCAGCGCAGCCGTGACCACATGGTGCGAAGCGTGCAGTCTGTGGGCCTGAGGCCCGTGATCCCCCAGGGCAGCTACTTCTTCGTCACGGACATCTCGGACTTCA AGAGCAAGATGCCTGACCTGCCTGGGGCTGCGGACGAGCCCTATGACAGACGCTTCGTCAAGTGGATGATCAAGAacaag GGCTTGGTGGCCATCCCCGTGTCCGTCTTCTACAGCAGGCCCCAGCAGAAGCACTTTGACCACTACATCCGCTTCTGTTTTGTGAAG GATGAATCCACGCTCCAGGCCATGGACAAGAAGCTGCGGGAGTGGAAGGATGAGCTCGGGGCCTGA
- the SPOUT1 gene encoding putative methyltransferase C9orf114 homolog codes for MAERGRKRPCGPGEHGQRVEWRKWKQQKKEEKKKWKDLKLMKKLERQRVQEEQTKRQQEEEAAAQREDQGRPYTLSVALPGSILDNAQSPELRTYLAGQIARACAIFCVDEIVVFDEEGQEAKTVEGEFKGVGKKGQACVQLARILQYLECPQYLRKAFFPKHQDLQFAGLLNPLDSPHHMRQDEESEFREGVVVDRPTRPGQGSFVNCGMKKEVKIDKNLEPGLRVTVRLSQQQLPESKTYRGKVVSSQDPRTKAGLYWGYTVRLASCLSAVFAEAPFQDGYDLTIGTSERGSDVASAQLPSFRHALVVFGGLQGLEAGVNADPNLEVTEPSVLFDLYVNTCPSQGSRTIRTEEAILISLAALRPGLTEAGAQRKVCQALEREAAVAKPEVLEVSPGTNTARTFSKNNHL; via the exons ATGGCGGAGCGCGGGAGGAAGCGGCCCTGCGGCCCG GGTGAACATGGCCAAAGGGTTGAGTGGCGAAAATGGAAGCAGCAGA agaaagaggagaaaaagaagtggAAGGATCTTAAGCTGATGAAAAAACTGGAGCGGCAGCGGGTGCAGGAGGAACAGACAAAGCGCcagcaggaggaagaggcagcTGCCCAGAGGGAGGACCAGG ggaggccctacACCCTGAGCGTGGCCTTGCCCGGTTCCATTCTTGACAATGCCCAGTCGCCCGAGCTTCGCACCTACCTGGCTGGCCAGATTGCCAGAGCCTGTGCCATCTTCTGTGTGGATGAGATTGTGGTGTTCGATGAAGAGGGCCAAGAAGCCAA GACTGTGGAAGGGGAGTTCAAGGGAGTCGGCAAGAAGGGGCAGGCATGTGTACAGCTGGCCCGGATTCTGCAGTACCTGGAGTGTCCACA GTACCTAAGAAAGGCATTCTTTCCCAAGCACCAGGATCTACAGTTTGCAG ggcTCCTGAACCCCTTGGACAGCCCTCACCACATGCGTCAGGATGAGGAATCTGAGTTCCGAGAGGGCGTCGTGGTGGACCGCCCCACCcggcccggccagggctcctttgtGAACTGTGGCATGAAGAAG GAGGTGAAGATTGACAAGAACTTGGAACCTGGGCTTCGTGTGACCGTGCGCCTGAGCCAGCAGCAGCTCCCAG AAAGCAAGACCTACCGTGGAAAAGTTGTGTCGTCTCAGGACCCTCGCACCAAAGCTGGTCTCTACTGGGGCTACACGGTCCGGCTGGCCTCCTGCCTGA GTGCTGTGTTTGCCGAGGCCCCCTTCCAGGACGGGTATGACCTAACCATCGGGACGTCAGAGCGAGGCTCGGATGTGGCCTCGGCCCAGCTTCCCAGCTTCAG GCACGCTCTTGTGGTGTTCGGGGGCCTCCAGGGCCTAGAAGCTGGAGTGAATGCTGACCCCAACCTGGAGGTGACTGAGCCCAGTGTCCTCTTCGACCTGTACGTGAACACctgccccagccagggcagccGCACCATCCGCACAGAG gaaGCCATCCTCATCTCCCTGGCTGCCCTGCGGCCGGGCCTCACCGAGGCCGGCGCACAGCGCAAGGTCTGCCAGGCGCTAGAGAGGGAAGCAGCAGTGGCGAAGCCAGAGGTTCTTGAGGTGTCACCTGGGACAAACACAGCCAGGACGTTCTCCAAAAATAACCATCTTTAA
- the ENDOG gene encoding endonuclease G, mitochondrial: MRALRAALTLALGAGLGAAAEGWRRRRADARPAPGLLGRLPVLPVAAAAELPVVPAGPGALAGSGPGELAKYGLPGLAQLKSRESYVLCYDPRTRCALWVVEQLRPERLRGDGDRRSCDFREDESVHAYHRATNADYRGSGFDRGHLAAAANHRWSQKAMDDTFYLSNIAPQVPHLNQNAWNNLEKYSRSLTRTYQNVYVCTGPLFLPKTEADGKSYVKYQVIGKNHVAVPTHFFKVLILEAAGGQIELRSYVMPNAPVDEAIPLERFLVPIESIERASGLLFVPNILARAGSLKAITAGGK, from the exons ATGCGGGCGCTGCGGGCTGCCCTGACCCTGGCGCTGGGCGCCGGCCTGGGCGCGGCGGCCGagggctggcggcggcggcgggcagaTGCGCGGCCGGCGCCGGGGCTGCTGGGCCGGCTGCCAGTGCTGCCcgtggcggcggcggccgagCTGCCCGTCGTGCCCGCCGGACCCGGGGCCCTGGCGGGCAGCGGCCCCGGCGAGCTGGCCAAGTACGGGCTGCCCGGGCTGGCGCAGCTCAAGAGCCGCGAGTCGTACGTGCTGTGCTACGACCCGCGCACCCGCTGCGCGCTCTGGGTGGTGGAGCAGCTGCGGCCCGAGCGGCTCCGCGGCGACGGCGACCGCCGCTCGTGCGACTTCCGCGAGGACGAGTCGGTGCACGCGTACCACCGCGCCACCAACGCCGACTACCGCGGCAGCGGCTTCGACCGCGGCCACCTGGCCGCCGCCGCCAACCACCGCTGGAGCCAGAAAGCCATGGACGACACCTTCTACCTGAGCAACATCGCGCCCCAG GTGCCCCACCTCAACCAGAATGCCTGGAACAACCTGGAGAAGTACAGCCGGAGCTTGACCCGCACCTACCAAAATGTCTATGTCTGCACAGGGCCGCTCTTCCTGCCCAA GACAGAGGCTGATGGGAAATCCTACGTGAAGTACCAGGTAATCGGCAAGAACCACGTGGCAGTGCCCACCCACTTCTTCAAGGTGCTGATCCTGGAGGCAGCAGGCGGGCAAATCGAACTCCGCTCCTATGTGATGCCCAATGCGCCTGTGGATGAGGCAATCCCGCTGGAGCGCTTCCTGGTGCCCATCGAGAGCATTGAGCGGGCCTCGGGGCTGCTCTTTGTGCCAAACATCCTGGCAAGGGCCGGCAGCCTCAAGGCCATCACTGCAGGTGGCAAGTGA
- the TBC1D13 gene encoding TBC1 domain family member 13, whose amino-acid sequence MLSAPRPGGGGGGWGDPEVDTMSSLHKSRIADFQDVLKEPTIALEKLRELSFSGIPCEGGLRCLCWKILLNYLPLERASWTAILAKQRELYSQFLREMIIQPGIAKANMGVSREDVTFEDHPLNPNPDSRWNTYFKDNEVLLQIDKDVRRLCPDISFFQRATEYPCLLILDPQNDFETLRKRVEQTTLKSQTVARNRSGVTNMSSPHKHSTPSSLNEYEVLPNGCEAHWEVVERILFIYAKLNPGIAYVQGMNEIVGPLYYTFATDPNNEWKEHAEADTFFCFTNLMAEIRDNFIKSLDDSQCGITYKMEKVYSTLKDKDVELYLKLQEQNIKPQFFAFRWLTLLLSQEFLLPDVIRIWDSLFADDSRFDFLLLVCCAMLILIREQLLEGDFTVNMRLLQDYPITDVCQILQKAKELQDSK is encoded by the exons ATGCTGAGCGCCCCGCGTCCCGGGGGCGGCGGAGGCGGCTGGGGGGATCCGGAAGTCGACACCATGTCGAGTCTGCACAAGAGCCG GATTGCGGATTTCCAGGATGTCCTGAAGGAGCCCACCATCGCCTTGGAAAAGCTTCGGGAACTCAGTTTTAGTG GCATCCCCTGTGAGGGCGGACTTCGGTGCCTCTGCTGGAAG ATTCTCTTAAACTACCTCCCGTTGGAGCGAGCCTCATGGACCGCCATCCTGGCCAAGCAGAG GGAGCTGTATTCCCAGTTCCTGAGGGAAATGATTATCCAACCCGGCATTGCCAAGGCCAACATGGGTGTGTCCAGAGAGGATGTGACCTTTGAGGACCAT CCACTCAACCCCAACCCCGACAGCCGCTGGAACACGTACTTCAAGGACAACGAGGTGCTGTTGCAGATCGACAAAGACGTCCG GAGGTTGTGCCCAGACATATCCTTCTTCCAGAGGGCCACCGAGTACCCGTGCCTCCTCATCCTGGACCCCCAGAACGACTTTGAGACCCTTCGTAAGCGGGTGGAACAGACGACGCTGAAATCCCAGACAGTGGCCCGGAACCGGAGCGGGGTCACAAAT ATGAGCTCCCCACACAAGCACTCAACGCCGTCATCCCTGAATGAGTACGAGGTGCTGCCCAACGGCTGTGAGGCCCACTGGGAGGTGGTGGAGCGGATCCTGTTCATCTATGCCAAGCTCAACCCTGGCATCGCTTACGTGCAGGGCATGAACGAGATCGTGGGGCCCCTCTACTATACCTTTGCCACCGACCCCAACAACGAGTGGAAAG AGCACGCCGAGGCAGACACCTTCTTTTGCTTCACCAACCTCATGGCCGAGATACGGGACAACTTCATCAAGAGCCTGGACGACTCACAATGTGGCATCACCTACAAGATGGAAAAGGTCTACTCCACCTTGAAGGATAAGGATGTGGAGCTCTACCTGAAATTG CAAGAGCAGAACATCAAGCCCCAGTTCTTCGCCTTCCGCTGGCTGACGCTGCTGCTGTCCCAGGAGTTCTTGCTGCCTGACGTCATCCGGATCTGGGACTCCCTCTTCGCTGATGACAGCCGCTTTGACTTCCTCCTCCTGGTCTGCTGCGCCATGCTCAT ATTGATCCGGGAGCAGTTGCTGGAAGGGGATTTCACTGTAAACATGCGGCTCCTTCAG GATTACCCCATCACAGATGTCTGCCAGATCCTACAGAAAGCCAAGGAACTCCAAGACTCCAAGTAG